In a genomic window of Methanomicrobia archaeon:
- the pyrH gene encoding UMP kinase has translation MKVVISLGGIFFTDAEKLKNVAAILDELAHSYDLCVVTGGGVKAREYIELARELGANEALCDYMGIALTRINAKLLIAALERAYPEPFLDYKDVAVAKAIGGEGAARIAVMGGVSPGYTTDAVAAILAEYVNADLILIVTSVDGVYDADPRTNSNAKKYNKLSPKELVAVTMKGELKAGSRIVIDPVAAKIIERSGIKTIVIDGRSDPRVIIDAIHGTHNGTEIAK, from the coding sequence ATGAAAGTCGTGATTTCGTTGGGTGGTATCTTCTTCACGGATGCTGAGAAGCTGAAGAACGTGGCTGCGATACTCGATGAACTTGCGCACTCGTACGATCTCTGTGTCGTTACCGGCGGCGGTGTAAAAGCGCGCGAATATATAGAACTCGCACGTGAGCTGGGTGCGAACGAAGCGCTCTGCGATTATATGGGCATAGCCCTGACGCGAATAAATGCGAAATTGCTTATCGCGGCGTTGGAACGCGCGTATCCAGAACCGTTTTTGGATTATAAAGACGTTGCGGTGGCAAAGGCAATCGGCGGCGAGGGTGCTGCGCGGATAGCAGTTATGGGTGGAGTGAGTCCCGGCTATACCACAGATGCCGTGGCTGCGATTCTCGCAGAATACGTCAATGCGGACTTGATCCTCATCGTGACCTCGGTCGACGGTGTTTACGATGCGGACCCGCGTACGAACTCAAACGCAAAGAAATACAACAAGCTCTCGCCGAAGGAACTCGTCGCGGTTACCATGAAGGGTGAATTAAAAGCCGGCTCACGAATTGTTATTGACCCGGTTGCCGCGAAGATAATCGAACGAAGCGGAATAAAGACCATAGTCATCGACGGCAGAAGCGATCCACGTGTAATTATCGATGCCATTCACGGCACGCATAACGGCACGGAGATAGCGAAGTAA
- a CDS encoding 50S ribosomal protein L32e, producing the protein MMRRRRIKFERYGWRTKKKLSKSWRRPRGHDNKMREHIAAKGARVQVGYRRKKEERGLHPSGVREMLVFNPNDLAQAEAASEEMAVRIAATVGKRKRGAIEAEAAKIGLKVLNPMRTNLT; encoded by the coding sequence ATGATGAGGCGAAGAAGGATAAAATTCGAGCGATACGGATGGCGGACGAAGAAGAAGCTGAGCAAGAGCTGGAGACGGCCTCGCGGACATGATAATAAGATGCGGGAGCATATAGCGGCGAAAGGTGCACGGGTCCAGGTAGGCTACCGGAGGAAGAAGGAAGAACGGGGATTGCATCCTTCGGGCGTGCGAGAAATGCTCGTTTTTAATCCGAACGATCTTGCTCAGGCGGAGGCCGCGAGCGAGGAGATGGCAGTGCGCATCGCCGCCACTGTTGGTAAGCGGAAACGGGGTGCGATAGAGGCCGAAGCTGCAAAAATCGGACTGAAAGTGCTCAATCCGATGCGAACGAACCTAACGTGA
- a CDS encoding phosphoglycerate dehydrogenase, whose product MKRVIVTDNLSEEGIKRLREFAEVDVELDLSPEELKKRIPNYDAIVIRSGTKVTKEIVEAGSTGRLKVIGRAGVGVDNIAVETATEKGILVVNSPEANTISAAEHTIAMMLSLSRKIPDANVSLKSGKWDRKKYMGVEVNGKVLGVIGLGRVGGEVAKRAKGLEMKVVAYDPFITEEKAQDLGISLASLNETLKVADFITLHTPLTKDTRHLISDKEFALMKDGVRVVNCARGGVIDENALREAIKSGKVAGAALDVFEQEPPEDRELVELDQVITTPHLGASTKEAQKAAATVIADQIIDALQNKPVKNTVNMLYVEEEILNSLKPYLKLGEKLGLLAAQLVPKSGRIEEFKVTYEGELGSAEAGVGKNTRVITRAILKSFLSLFTDGVNYVNAEAIAKKFGIKITESKTDEIENFNSLISVTTTTQMEGEEKAKTVAGTLFGKDDPRIVQINGYRVDAVPSGYMLICSFLDKPRVIGPVCTVLGDKGINIAGMQVGREKVGGEAVMVINIDSLVSEGCIDEIKDVQNIFDVTLVKL is encoded by the coding sequence ATGAAACGAGTAATTGTAACCGATAATCTCTCGGAAGAGGGGATAAAACGGCTGCGTGAGTTCGCAGAAGTTGATGTTGAATTAGACTTAAGCCCTGAGGAATTAAAAAAGCGTATTCCAAACTACGATGCGATCGTCATACGAAGCGGCACGAAAGTGACGAAGGAGATAGTAGAAGCCGGAAGCACTGGCAGGTTAAAGGTGATAGGCCGCGCGGGTGTCGGCGTGGATAATATAGCCGTGGAAACCGCGACGGAGAAGGGGATCCTGGTGGTGAACTCGCCAGAGGCGAATACGATCTCCGCGGCGGAGCACACGATCGCGATGATGCTCAGCCTGTCGCGGAAAATACCCGATGCGAACGTATCACTCAAATCCGGTAAGTGGGACCGAAAGAAGTACATGGGCGTGGAAGTGAATGGCAAGGTCCTTGGCGTCATTGGTCTGGGACGCGTGGGCGGAGAAGTGGCGAAGCGAGCGAAAGGGCTGGAGATGAAAGTCGTTGCCTACGACCCGTTTATTACCGAAGAGAAGGCACAGGATCTTGGCATTTCGCTCGCCAGTTTGAACGAAACGCTCAAGGTCGCGGACTTTATCACGCTCCACACACCGCTGACGAAGGACACCCGGCACCTGATCAGCGATAAGGAGTTCGCTTTGATGAAGGATGGCGTTCGCGTGGTGAATTGTGCACGCGGAGGAGTAATAGACGAGAATGCGTTGCGAGAGGCGATAAAGAGCGGTAAAGTAGCCGGAGCGGCTCTGGACGTCTTCGAGCAGGAGCCACCGGAAGACCGCGAATTGGTGGAGCTGGATCAAGTGATTACCACGCCGCATTTAGGCGCGTCCACAAAAGAAGCGCAGAAGGCTGCTGCTACGGTTATTGCAGACCAGATAATTGATGCGTTGCAGAACAAGCCGGTGAAGAACACCGTGAACATGCTCTACGTGGAAGAGGAGATATTGAACTCCCTAAAGCCATATCTGAAATTGGGGGAGAAATTGGGTTTGCTCGCTGCGCAGCTCGTGCCAAAATCTGGTAGGATCGAGGAATTTAAAGTCACCTATGAAGGCGAATTGGGCTCGGCCGAAGCAGGCGTGGGGAAGAACACGCGAGTGATAACCCGTGCGATCCTGAAGAGCTTCCTCTCGCTCTTCACCGACGGTGTGAATTACGTGAACGCCGAGGCGATCGCGAAGAAGTTCGGGATAAAAATCACGGAGAGCAAGACGGATGAGATAGAGAACTTCAACTCGTTGATTAGCGTTACCACAACGACACAGATGGAAGGCGAAGAGAAGGCGAAGACCGTTGCGGGCACGCTATTCGGGAAAGACGATCCGCGAATAGTGCAAATAAACGGGTATCGTGTGGACGCAGTTCCTTCTGGCTACATGCTCATCTGCTCCTTCCTTGACAAACCGCGGGTAATCGGCCCGGTGTGCACGGTTCTAGGCGACAAGGGCATTAACATCGCAGGGATGCAGGTGGGCCGAGAGAAGGTCGGCGGGGAAGCGGTGATGGTGATTAACATAGACAGTCTGGTCAGCGAAGGGTGTATCGACGAGATAAAGGACGTGCAGAACATATTCGACGTGACCCTCGTGAAACTTTAA
- the eno gene encoding phosphopyruvate hydratase encodes MTMTVIEIRGVKGREILDSRGNPTVEVEVRTANGFGRASVPSGASTGSKEAVEKRDGDPKRFNGKGTLKAVNAVNTAIKDALIGMNALEQRAIDELLIDLDGTENKSNFGANAIVGTSMGVCKAAADSLKKPLFEYICEDVAGMTLAYELPVPMMNVINGGQHAGNDLSIQEFLVLPLGFDRFRDGLRAGVETYHALKKVVAAKYGNIATNVGDEGGYAPPMRETTQPLDAITKAIAEAGYSEVEIRLGMDGAASSFYDVKARKYRIDGTLKDGSELVEFYKDLVKTYPIALLEDPFEEESFEFFAELTAQIPEQIIVGDDLFVTNVKRLEEGIKRKAANAVLLKLNQIGSISETLDTINLANQNGYKKVVSHRSGETEDSFIADFSVAVNAEIIKTGAPARSERASKYNQLLRIEEAMGDTARSKGPSML; translated from the coding sequence ATGACAATGACGGTAATAGAGATAAGAGGCGTAAAAGGCCGGGAAATTCTGGATTCGCGCGGCAACCCTACCGTAGAAGTGGAGGTGCGCACCGCGAACGGGTTTGGTAGGGCGAGCGTGCCTTCAGGAGCATCAACCGGCAGTAAAGAGGCGGTGGAGAAGCGCGATGGGGACCCTAAGAGGTTCAACGGCAAGGGCACGCTCAAAGCGGTTAACGCTGTGAATACCGCGATAAAAGATGCACTCATTGGCATGAACGCTTTGGAACAGCGCGCGATAGATGAGCTGCTGATAGACCTGGATGGTACGGAGAACAAGTCGAATTTTGGCGCGAATGCGATTGTCGGAACTTCGATGGGGGTCTGTAAAGCCGCTGCGGATTCGTTAAAGAAGCCGCTCTTTGAATACATCTGCGAGGACGTTGCGGGTATGACATTGGCGTACGAGCTTCCCGTACCGATGATGAACGTGATAAACGGCGGGCAGCATGCGGGCAACGACCTGAGCATCCAGGAGTTTCTTGTCTTGCCCCTGGGCTTTGACCGGTTCCGTGACGGTTTACGCGCAGGAGTCGAGACGTATCATGCACTTAAGAAGGTGGTTGCGGCTAAATACGGGAATATCGCCACGAACGTCGGGGATGAGGGTGGCTACGCACCGCCCATGCGTGAGACGACTCAACCGCTCGATGCGATAACCAAAGCGATAGCAGAAGCAGGCTATTCGGAAGTTGAGATACGGCTGGGAATGGACGGCGCGGCGTCTTCTTTCTACGACGTAAAAGCCCGGAAGTACCGGATCGATGGCACGCTGAAAGACGGCTCCGAACTCGTCGAGTTCTATAAAGATCTTGTGAAAACGTATCCGATAGCACTGCTCGAAGACCCGTTTGAGGAGGAATCCTTCGAGTTCTTCGCGGAACTCACCGCTCAGATACCGGAACAAATAATCGTCGGCGATGACCTGTTTGTGACGAATGTCAAGCGATTGGAAGAGGGGATAAAGCGCAAAGCGGCAAATGCGGTTCTGCTGAAGTTGAACCAAATCGGCAGCATCTCAGAAACGCTGGATACGATCAATCTGGCGAATCAAAACGGCTACAAAAAGGTGGTCAGCCACCGATCAGGCGAGACCGAAGATTCGTTCATCGCGGACTTCTCCGTCGCAGTCAATGCCGAGATCATCAAAACCGGCGCGCCCGCACGAAGCGAACGAGCGAGTAAGTACAACCAATTACTGCGGATCGAAGAGGCAATGGGCGATACGGCACGAAGTAAAGGGCCCTCAATGCTGTGA
- a CDS encoding methyltransferase domain-containing protein produces the protein MHTEYPFDGKKYEKASQCQRGWGTELVDELRLNGDEAILDLGCGSGVLTRALAERVPRGRVVGIDSSRSMLEAARAHKTENMEFELLDITELMFDAEFDVVFSNAVLHWVLNHEQLLRRIYNALKPGGFLRVQFGADGNVINFIEVARDVMKLPAYTPYFIGFRWPWYMPTPAEYEKVLSRTEFRNYRVWGENKDRYFSEERTLISMVEEAGIVPFLAVLPEDVKQVFSKAVFERLIAKTKQPDGRCFETFRRINVYAEK, from the coding sequence ATGCACACTGAATATCCCTTTGACGGCAAGAAGTACGAAAAGGCATCTCAGTGCCAGCGTGGATGGGGTACTGAACTGGTCGACGAGTTGCGTCTGAACGGTGACGAAGCCATTCTCGATCTCGGCTGTGGCAGCGGCGTACTAACACGAGCGCTTGCGGAACGAGTCCCTCGAGGGCGCGTTGTAGGCATTGACAGCTCCCGGTCGATGCTCGAAGCTGCAAGAGCACATAAGACGGAGAATATGGAATTCGAGCTTCTTGACATAACTGAGCTAATGTTCGATGCTGAATTTGACGTGGTATTCTCAAATGCAGTGCTTCATTGGGTGTTGAACCACGAGCAACTCCTGAGGAGGATTTATAATGCCTTGAAGCCTGGAGGGTTCTTGCGCGTGCAATTTGGCGCTGATGGCAATGTCATCAATTTTATCGAGGTAGCCAGAGACGTTATGAAACTGCCGGCGTACACACCGTACTTTATAGGTTTTCGTTGGCCGTGGTACATGCCCACGCCCGCGGAGTACGAAAAGGTGCTGTCGCGTACCGAATTCAGGAATTACCGCGTTTGGGGTGAGAACAAGGATCGCTATTTTTCAGAGGAACGCACGCTGATCAGCATGGTAGAAGAGGCCGGTATAGTTCCTTTTCTCGCGGTGCTTCCGGAAGACGTGAAGCAGGTCTTCAGTAAAGCGGTTTTTGAGCGCTTAATAGCGAAGACGAAGCAGCCAGACGGACGCTGTTTCGAAACGTTTCGCAGGATAAATGTGTATGCGGAGAAATGA
- a CDS encoding SMC family ATPase, with protein sequence MLLKTLTLRNYRKYKDASVEFPDGVIGIIGLNGVGKTTLVEAIGWALFGHNAARTTKELIKRDGASQNEPCSVNLEFELEGDQYNVVREMVGKNLVPKARLVLNGRLVTNNADDVTAVIKDKIGMDYQAFFTSVFARQKELNALSIMKAAERKKLVLRMLGVERIEKSIQAIREDKRGKEKRIEGIKAATVDKEGRKKVDVLTEKQKELEQVQEALVPIIKEIESATSMKEQNVTTAKEELALATSTYERYTTLNTKLSEQRRDLENTKKRREEKEQELANLRVKSKRLEEIADDEMRYFQFREQKEKLEDQREKHQRKLELLKREKRSSQEFQKRTEHISELKQKRAEFKGIEEQVESTKREMEALKRQKERIYDSLGALKSQVLQAKKEIEEHTRKKQRIADLGPESECPLCERELGSHYESLLTKLQDELRTKKDELQSVFTKYKRKKEELASAERAEETLAKQAKELETRVTALHALETRVTHEERELVHWQTELEQIRADLTPLRDVTFDAAAYKEVIATLEELEAVYREILGLRAEIGRLENVKNNVQTLRELERATSDDLAALQRLIVDLAFNKQDYEEKKARYERKKEELTESKLQLLEQRNEFENVRRDKEHVIGEIKEQERLQAEKEKEETEILYLTVLEKLMNDFKVYMVGRIRPMLSDYASDMLRRLTDGKYSTMELDENYDIFIYDDGAPYELNRFSGGEEDLANLCLRLAISAVVTERSAIQTNFIILDEIFGSQDAYRKRNIIQALNALSKKFRQIFLITHIEDVRDYMEYVLRVTEDEEGVSWVKVGE encoded by the coding sequence ATGCTCTTAAAAACGCTCACACTGAGGAATTACCGTAAGTATAAGGACGCGTCTGTCGAGTTCCCTGACGGTGTCATTGGTATTATCGGGCTCAACGGCGTTGGGAAGACCACGCTGGTGGAGGCGATCGGCTGGGCTCTCTTCGGGCATAACGCAGCGCGAACAACGAAAGAACTGATAAAACGGGACGGCGCATCGCAAAATGAACCGTGCAGCGTGAATCTGGAGTTCGAGCTGGAGGGCGATCAATACAACGTGGTACGGGAGATGGTGGGCAAGAATTTAGTGCCGAAGGCCCGCCTCGTGTTGAATGGCAGGCTCGTAACGAACAATGCTGATGACGTAACTGCAGTAATAAAGGACAAGATAGGCATGGATTACCAGGCCTTCTTCACGTCGGTCTTCGCGCGGCAGAAAGAGCTGAACGCACTCTCTATCATGAAAGCTGCGGAACGTAAGAAGCTTGTGCTCCGTATGCTCGGCGTAGAACGGATCGAAAAGAGCATACAGGCGATACGAGAGGATAAGCGCGGTAAGGAGAAACGGATCGAGGGCATAAAAGCGGCAACGGTTGATAAAGAGGGCAGGAAGAAGGTCGACGTGCTTACTGAGAAACAGAAGGAGCTGGAGCAAGTACAAGAGGCACTGGTACCGATTATCAAAGAGATAGAATCCGCTACGAGCATGAAAGAGCAGAACGTAACGACTGCAAAAGAGGAATTAGCCCTCGCTACGAGCACTTATGAACGCTACACGACCTTAAACACGAAGCTGAGCGAGCAGCGACGCGATTTGGAGAATACGAAGAAGCGGCGGGAAGAGAAGGAGCAGGAACTTGCGAACTTGCGCGTAAAGAGCAAACGGCTTGAGGAGATTGCGGATGACGAAATGCGGTATTTCCAGTTTCGCGAGCAGAAAGAGAAACTGGAAGACCAGCGGGAAAAGCATCAGCGAAAGCTGGAGTTATTAAAACGTGAGAAGAGGAGCTCGCAGGAGTTCCAGAAGCGCACGGAGCACATAAGCGAGTTGAAGCAGAAGCGTGCGGAATTCAAAGGCATTGAGGAACAGGTGGAATCAACAAAACGAGAAATGGAAGCGCTAAAGAGACAAAAGGAACGCATATACGATTCGCTCGGTGCTCTAAAATCGCAGGTCTTACAGGCTAAGAAGGAAATAGAAGAGCATACTAGGAAGAAGCAGCGAATAGCTGATTTGGGTCCTGAAAGCGAATGTCCATTGTGCGAACGTGAATTAGGGTCACATTACGAGAGTTTGCTAACGAAGCTGCAGGATGAGCTTCGAACCAAGAAGGACGAGCTTCAATCGGTCTTCACGAAGTATAAACGAAAGAAAGAGGAGCTCGCTTCTGCGGAACGAGCGGAAGAAACACTTGCAAAGCAGGCGAAAGAACTGGAGACGCGTGTAACAGCACTGCACGCCCTGGAGACGCGCGTCACGCACGAAGAGCGTGAGTTAGTGCATTGGCAGACGGAATTGGAACAGATAAGAGCCGATTTGACGCCGCTTAGAGATGTGACGTTCGATGCTGCGGCTTACAAAGAGGTTATTGCTACTTTGGAGGAGCTTGAAGCGGTGTATCGCGAAATACTCGGATTACGAGCCGAGATCGGACGTTTAGAGAATGTGAAGAATAACGTGCAAACGTTACGTGAATTGGAACGAGCGACGTCTGATGATCTCGCAGCGTTGCAGCGGCTGATAGTGGATTTAGCGTTTAACAAGCAGGATTACGAGGAGAAGAAGGCGCGATACGAGCGTAAGAAGGAGGAGCTGACCGAATCGAAGCTGCAACTTTTGGAGCAGCGAAACGAGTTTGAAAACGTACGCAGAGATAAAGAGCACGTTATAGGGGAGATAAAGGAGCAAGAGCGGTTACAAGCTGAGAAGGAGAAGGAAGAGACGGAAATTCTGTATCTCACTGTGCTGGAGAAGCTCATGAACGATTTCAAGGTGTATATGGTCGGCAGGATTCGCCCAATGCTCTCTGATTACGCGTCTGACATGCTCAGACGGCTAACGGACGGCAAATACAGCACGATGGAGCTGGATGAGAACTATGATATCTTCATTTATGACGACGGTGCACCGTATGAACTCAATCGGTTCTCCGGTGGTGAGGAGGACCTGGCGAATCTCTGTTTGAGATTGGCCATCTCCGCCGTGGTGACCGAACGCAGTGCGATCCAGACGAATTTTATCATCCTCGATGAGATCTTTGGCTCGCAG